Genomic DNA from Cololabis saira isolate AMF1-May2022 chromosome 20, fColSai1.1, whole genome shotgun sequence:
aaaaaacacttttctgaacttatcaatatgactctgtccttcacaggataagtaacatggatcactgcaaaaactcacaatcttaacaagaatatttgtcttatttctagttaaaatgtctcattttagtaaaaaaaatctcattacacgtaaaacaagactcatcactggaaaaaacaacaattttcacctgtttcaagtagattttcactaaaaataagtagaaaaatctgccagtggaacaagacttttttgcttgtaataagaagataaatggcagatttttcttcttatttcaagtgaaaatttacttgaaacaagtgaaaattgtcaaataagttatttttctggtgttatttttctggtgatgactctaaatgttgaaatagcagtaaaaccacattcattgatgaaatgacataagggatggaaaggagggatggcagttttacaggggggatgatttggaccgtttttatttcagggggggatgatttggaccgtttttatttcagggggggatgatttggaccgtttttatttcagggggggatgccatccccctcatcccccctcaactccagtactggccttcgcactgtaagtacCTAATTAGAACTGGACTGAACCGGTGGAACTGGACATActgatgcaaacacacacacacacacacacacacacacacacacacacacacactgctctcACCTCGGCCAGCGCGTCCTGAGCTGTAGGGGTTTCCCAGGCCCGTGGGCAGGGGCAGGGCCCTGAGCAGCGAGTCTGCTCCCATCATGCCTCTGGGCCGCGGCAGCAGGAACAAGCCgtcgccccctcctccccccgactgGATATTTCCCAGGTATCCCCGGCCGTTGAGCCTCCGCCCGGCGCCGCCCCCGTCCCTGACGGAGGCCGGTTTGGCCAGCACCACCTCCACGGTGGCCCCGTCGATCTGGGCGCCGCTCATGAGGCTCAGCGCGGTGACGGCGTCGCTGCGGCTGTAGTAGTGGACGAAGGCGTAGTCCGTGAGCTTCTTCACCCGCTCCACGGAGCCGGGCTTGAAGCGGGAGAACTCCTGGTGGACGGTTTCCTCCGTGGTGTCCAGCATCAGGTTCCTCACCTGCAGGAGGAAACACCACCGTCAGCTGTCGGCGGCGCCGAGGAGGGTGAAGCCACGCCGACCCGGGGGGAacttaggcccagtcccaatccccccctagtcctacttttcagcactacccctaaattctgcgcgttcccgtgagggtagtggtgtcccaattcctctttgcatgtagggctagtggacataacgagggctggtgtgtatgaatctagaccgggggtcggcaactcaaaatgttaaagagcctaattggaccaaaaacacaaaaaactaatatatctggagccgcaaaaaagtcttgtataagccttagaatgaagacaacacatgctgcatgtttctatattagtttcatcatgcacttcaagaaaaaagtcgaaatgttgagaaaaaagtcaaaatttcgagaaaaaagtcaaaatttcaagaaaaaatttgaaatgtcgagaaaaaagtcaaaatttcgtgaaaaaagttgaaatgtcgagaaaaaagtcaaaatttcgagaaaaaagtcaaaatatcgtaaaaaaattcgaaatgtcgagaaaaaagtcaaaatttcgtgaaaaaagttgaaatgtcgagaaaaaagtcaaaatttcgagaaaaaagtcaaaatttcgagattaatgtttaagtacaatctcgagaaaaaagttgaaaagtggagaaaaaagttgaaatgtagagattaaaaaggaaaggaaaaaggaataaaaaaagagaaaaaggaaaaaaaggaaaaaaagaagaaaaaaggaaaaaaagaaaaaaacaagaaaaaaggaaaaaaaaggtcaaacatttttttaaaagctccaggagccactagggcggcgctaaagagccgcgggttgccgacccctggtctagaccttcacagcgagggatttcagtgctgacttcgcgaccgagggctagagaaaatttcccagaatgctttacgtcatcattttcagactgaatcaaacaaaaaaacataagacatttttcatttttagtgaataaaatcaatattttgagttagtttctgcataaaaatgcgttttgattacatttccagcgagaaatatatattttactttcataatattcactcagtggctTACGTACCCAAaggtaaaccacgcagtgacgtcccaatccctagggaagattacaagggccctacgcctgtggcttcatttttagggctagtggtagaaagtagggggggattgggattggtcctttgtctgacccacagaatcTTTTCTCCCAATTTTAATCTTCATTTTAGTTTCATAAATATGAATAGTTTGGGGTTGTGTTCATGTACCGGTGTATATAAAAATGTGGTTTAAAGTTCCTGCAGGTTGTTGGGTGATACGTACGTAGAGGACTCGGACGCGCTGCATCACCTCCTCGTCCACGTCCTTCTCCGGCTCGGCCCAGTCCACCTGGATGGAGTGACCCCACAGCTGCAGGGAGCCTGGGGAGGAAACTCAGCTTTACGGGccgcacctgaacgcaccgcagactagggatgggcggtatggactaaaaaatgtatcgcgataatttctggcatttatcccgataacgataaaaatgacgataaaaaaaataccaattaaactccacctttttaactataaatctatcaccacattcagtctttggagccaaaacactgatctaaaagatactaaatgctactaaactacaccaattaaaattgaattaattaaaaaccaattaaattagtacacctgtactgcaaaactgtaatgactcagattaaaaacaagtttgaaatgtatgaacaaattcaacatttattcaaactgtatggcttaaacattgggataacagtgcaaacagtaaAAGTACCAtcgtccttcaagttttcttagcttataaaatcacaaagtagaaaaaaatacaacctgataaataaagaaagaggacaaataaataaaagttcactgaaaataaaatccaatcagtgatgacctcttctaatataaataaaatgtgcaaattaacctgtggttggaacatgccacaaattagatactattgtaatttttttttcgtaatagtcaaacgttatatcaaaatgtaacaaccatttccttgtttttgcagactccgtcttccgccatgtttgttacacaaaaatgtcatcaaaaggaatttatcgtttttaccgcgagatgacaaattcttaccgtggggaatttttttgacggtacatcgtgaacggtaaaatatcacccattcctagtgtggaCACATGCTGACAGGGGGGTGGAACAGAAACaacctggtttcagctctactagtcctggtttcagctctactagtcctggtttcagttctactagtcctggtttcagctctactagtcctggtttcagttctactagtcctggtttcagctctactagtcctggtttcagttctactagtcctggtttcagctctactagtcctggtttcagctctactagtcctggtttcagttctactagtcctggtttcagctctactagtcctggtttcagttctactagtcctggtttcagctctactagtcctggtttcagctctactagtcctggtttcctaCCAGGGATGAGCTTCCTCCGGGCCATCGCCGCCGCCTTGTGGGACTCGTACTCCACGAAGGCGAAGCCGCGGTTCCTGCTCTTGTCGGTGGAGCTGGGATACACGATGACGTCCATCACTCCGTCCGTcagctgacacacacacacacacacacacacacacacacacacacacacacacacacacacacacacacacacacaggtgttaAAGAGAGCAGGCATCCTCTCTCCTCCACCTGCAGCCGTCCTCTCTCACCTGTTAaaggtgtttttatttatttatttgaattctTTATTTAGGTATGGCAGTACGTATCACAAAGTAAAAGCAGTAATATTCTTATCCGCCATccagttttttcattttaagcaaACATATTAAGagataagaaaaggaaaaaagaaagaaagaacaaaatctACAAAGAACTCTATACAATCTGGGAGAGACGGACTATAAACATAAACCTCcatgcagaagaaaaataacatgATTCTCAGTTGGGTGGAGAATGAGATAAATCCCAACTCAAAACTCATCTGTTCAACACTGCCTATCTCATTTAATGTTCATTTCTTCTAATGTTCTTAcctctgctgtttttaaatgtttttagatgtttgttttttttaatgtattctgCTGGTTCTATTTTTTAACATGttgtgtacggcgaccttgagtgccaagaaaggcgcctttaaaaataaaatgtattattgcattattatttatttttaattttaaaaataattatttattatttatctgcacaatatcaaaatgtataaaacaaattaaataaaaataaactgcctgcatatatagaataaaaatgcttcttgaataaaaaacaaatatccctttcctgcataacaattaaattaaaatacactgtgcaattaatatgtagacagtaacaggcagacttttccactgaggttgacagttgtgcaaataacaaaatatttgtgcaaatctcaaataaaaaattcaagtcaatttgtcacaaaataagctatatcaaaatcattaaaaaaaaaatatatatatatttttttttttattaaatcgatataaacgatattgtctcgtaccatatcccgtttgaaaatatatcgatatatattaaaatcttgatatatcgcccagccctaaccttAGGTTTCGTACTGCCGTGCTACTAAAAGAATTGTGGACACGCTTTGAAAATGTGAAACCCGtttgctgcaaaaaaaaaaaaaaaaaaaaaaagtctgtaagTTAATGCCCGctgctaaaagcaaatgcgtgacaatgCTACTTGAATATTAACGGTATAGTCATTCTGTACATCGTACAGAGTAGAAGCCAGGATACATCGAGTATActggatatatcgcccagccctagatctGAGCTGTTAGATCAGGGACCGGGGCCGGCGGGTCTGCGTGGCGGCGGCTCCTACCttcttcatctcctccaggATCTCCTCCTTCCTCTTGTCCTTGGGGATGGAGCCGATGAAGAGGCGGCAGTTGTCCAGACTCACGCAGACGCCGATGAACTTCCCCGGACGGACCTCGCAGTTGTCCAGCGTCTGGATGGCCTTCTGAGCTGCTTCTCTGGAGCAGAACCAACAACCTTCATCCTGACCTGCCCTGAACACGAGCCCGGCCTGTTCCCTGTTCTGAGGTGAATCTACCGTTCTTAAACCTTCAGACTGTCAACCCCAGCAGGAGGCGGGTGAGCAGgagataccgtattttccgcactataaggcgcagctaaaagccttcaattttttcaaaagctgaccatgcgccttataatccgtCTTATATATGaatcaatattgagccgcaacTTCTTGAAGGGATTTTTCGTCAGAtcagcctttttttctctcttctccctccgGATATTTTTCAGCAAAGGCTCTGTGTGTATTGTTGAAAGGTTTTGCGACATTTGAGCGTTTATTGTTAGAcagtttttctccacaaatTAGGCGTACTGGTAGGCCACTCTCACCAGAGCTAAATGCAAATGAATCTGCCCAGGCATCATTGAATGTTCcattttcttcagatattttctcttttcttacatttctccaTAGTTGGCCTTGCTGGGGTTGAAAGTCGCGACGAATGGATGGCGTTTTGGCGGGAATACCGGCTTTCGCGAGTATGACCTTTATTTTGagcgacgaaaaacaataaaatatataccgtattttctggactataagccgcacctgcatacaagccgcatccgctctatttaaaaaaaaagatctgcaagccgcagatatttatgttgttagataaGATATtttctacatgtacagaaggattttgaactgtaaatgatgtacatgtttgtacctaaatagatcctttcctaacagtgtcttttaacacggcagcaactttgctgattaaaacgggacagaaccaagagaaaataaccgctatttatttatctatttatctgtttgaaatctgcttctacttctatctgctaaagaagaagtagcgtattcctctttgcatttattttgtcttagttttgattctaattccggttagagcgccccgagcggtggaagaaaaatccacagaatagccgcctttgtataagctgcatggttgaaaacctatgaaaaaagtagcggcttatagtccagaaaatacggtatttattcTCATATGTCAggatcacaataatcttccaatttagaactaaaatattaaataactaacacaaataaaatacacttcgattaaatacttagttttttgttttttttgtgatttattttcccaagccactcggagccgtagtataaggatgaaagagTAAACCGCGGAttgccgacccttggtctaatgcagcggtcggcaacccaaaatgttttagagccatattggaccaaaaacacaaaaaacaaatatgtctgaagtcttgtatcagccttagaatgaaggcaacacatgctgcatgtatctatattagttataactgggggaagatttttttttcattatacatataaaagtcgaaatgtcgagattaatgttgaagtacaatcttgtgaaaaaagtcgaaatgtcgagaaaaaagtcgaaatgttgagaaaaaaatcgaaatgttgagaaaaaagtcgaaatgtcgagaaaaaagtctaaatgtcaagattaatgttgaagtacaatcttgagaaaaaagtcgaaatgtcgagaaaaaagtcgaaatgttgagaaaaaaatcgaaatgtcgagaaaaaagttgaaatgttgagaaaaaagtcgaaatgttgagaaaaaagtcaaaatgttgagaaaaaagtcgaaatgtcgagaaaaaagtagaaatttcgagaaaaaagtcgaaatgtcaagattaatgttgaagtacaatcttgagaaaaaagtcgaaatgttgaggaaaaagtcgaaatgttgagaaaaaaatcgaaatgttgagaaaaaagtcgaaatgtcgagaaaaaggaaaggaaaaaggaataaaaaagaaaaaaaagagggaaaaaagaagaaaaaagaaaaaaaagaagagaaaagaagagaaaaaaaatttaaaaaagaagaaaaaatgaaaaaaaggtcaaacatttgtgaaaaagctACAGGGAGTCACTAggacggcgctaaagagctctagagccgcgggttgccgacccctggtctaagggatgcagaacgtaaccccagcctctacttaagcgccttataatgcggtgcgccttatatatggaaaaagttttaaaatacgtcattcattgaaggtgtgcCTTACAGTGAGGAGAATACGGTACTTGTGAGGCGTGTGTGCGGGTCACCTGCTGGTGTACATGACGAAGGCGTAGCCGCGGTTCTCCCCGCTGAACTCCATCATCAGCCTGAACTCGTAGATCCGGCCGGCCCGCTCGAACAGAGGCACCAGCTCGTCCTCGTACATGTCTCTGGGAATCTTCCCCACGAACACCTCGCAGCCCCGCGGGGGGGCCGGGCCCTCCCAGCCTGAACACACAGCAGAGCCGGGGTCAGCCGGAGCTTCACGGTCTGGGACTGGACCGGAGACCGGGGACGATCGGCCCCTCAACGGTCCGTCCATATATctatctacactgcaaaaactcaaaatcttaccaggaatatttgtcttatttctagttaaaatgtctaatttttagtcaaaaaatttcattacacttaaaacaagagtcatcaccagaaaaataacttatttgacaattttcacctgtttcaagtagattttcccttgaaataagtagaaaaatctgccagtgggacgagatttatcttctcattacaagcaaaaaatcttgttccactggcagatttttctgcttattttaagtgaaaatctacacaCACAAATTGTTACATACACACAAATGGTTTTGAGACTTTTTTCCTCCAAGAATCCTCACAGATTTGTTCGTGGTGCATTTAAGGACTGGTGGAAAGCTGGGTCATCTGAACTTTCATCTGAGTCAAGCGTTATTTCCCTGATACTTAGTTTCCTCTGAACTTGTAACCAACTGTGAACAATTGTGGGCCTGTGTAGGAGAGAATATCTCAGCACCCCGTGGTTATAACACATTTACTTTGTAATAGTCTATAATTCCTTATATGGACAGATCTGCATTTATTAGCCGTACAAATGTAATTACATGTTTTAAAGCAACGACCGCTCGGTGGACACACTGACGATCAAATCAGGAGCAAGAAGACGGTGGTCTGAAGTGAGTTTACCTTCTTAGAGTCGGTTACTAAGTATCAGAGAAATAACACTGGACTCTGATGAAACTCAGATGACCAGGCTTTCCACCAGTCCTTAAATGCACCATGTACGGACAGATCTGTGAGGATTCTTGGAGgaaaagagtctcaaaaccatttgtgtgtatttaacgatttgtgtgtgtaggaggctttttgaattcTTAATTATCATTTAGTCCGTAAAACTTCGAGCAAGTTACGCACAAATCAGATAAAACACACACGCAAAAGTGTGTGTATTAAAAGTTTTGAGTTGATTTTCTCGCCATATGACACTGTacagtggccgagacccgccattgctgaaaataaaagaaacgctgccaataaataaaaagaaacgctgctgcaaataaaagaaacgctgcaaataaaagaaacgggcaaatataaagaaacgctgctgcaaattaaaaaaaaacgacgcaaataaaaaagccacaacggaagtgaattaccggggactatttttgctgatgcaccggtgttttttacatgagaggagaagaagaagacaaagagaacgtaagtgaaaaggaagaaataagaagagcgaggaataagaagaacaacgaacgagagaataagtgaaaaggttagtgttcaacgtcgctacgtgtaatttttaatgtgcaacaccggtgcatcggcaaaaatagtccccggtaattcacttccgttgtggcttttttatttgcgttgtttttttattttattttcagcggggtttctttatatatttgtttcttttttttttgcgtttattttatttgctgcagcgtttgtttctgtttgcagcgttacttttattttcatcaatggcaggtctcggccaccgtaatacTGACACCAGAGTGGGGTTTGATTTATCACAGGTCCCATTCACACCTTCCTTTCTGCACAGTTTATCACTGATGTACCTGTAAGGATTCACTATGTACACTTGTGTTTCTGTGTCCAGACTCACGTCTTTACAGCGTCTCTACAGCAGTACCGCTTCTGACCACACAAGGTCAGTCTATCACCAGAGTCACGTGGTCAGAAACGGTACTCCGTTCCCCTGCTCCCTCTAACCCGgcggtccccaaccttttctgaaccaggaccggtttaatgtctgacaatattttcacggcccaatctaagggtgtagctgataaaaactaaataaaatgacaagatcggcattaaaaactggtattttctctatagtattaataataataataataacaataataataataataataataataataaaacataattttcgaaaaaataaaataaaataatggaaatgtgtaatgtaaattacctttaatatgagtatttctataaatgtgtttttatgtttgttttctcattaacgcaggggtgtccaaagtcagtcctcgagggccggtgtcctgcatgttttagatgtgtccgtttttttatcaaaccgtgataaaaggagcttggtcatcaacagaactatccagactttgatgacaaggtggtgacgaccattaattagaatcaggtgtgttgatgcagggaaacaaccaaaacatgcaggactgacTTTGGAAACCCCtgcattaacgttatttaaagccaggcttttattttatttgttatatattaaggagaccgatattaagtgcttttattttgaaggcgtctcaccgagacatcgtaaacatccggcgcttcggactttaacggtaaaagtttaacggcagtagaaagtgtgtctgaaagactaaactagtgtcttgaatgctaaagtggagcctaactgacacaaaaagcacctgctgataaggatttgttttctttgcaaattttatgccgtatttatgtccagcttgagtttggttgccatggttactcatgtattgtggttaacggtaACTGTTATTACCCACCAAGcaagcagctgcgtcggtctgtatttaagttaaatgaaacttatatgaatgtagaaagactaactttattttattttattcctttatagctcttacggtgtgtttgcagtgtatttacatccaaggaataaaaacattgtgaaccatcagtttgagagtcaaccatcatcagtcggggatgaaacagaaattattttttctgtctgtgcggcccggtaccagatgacccacggcccggtaccggtccgggggtTGGAGACCAGTGCTGCAGCGTACCTGGGGGGGGTCCGCCGAACTTCCTCTGGCCGTTCTCCTGCACCATGGCGTAGCCCGTCTTCTCCATCAGAGCCAGCAGAGCCATCTCCTTCACGCACGACGCCTTTAGTTCGTCTCTGAACATCTGCAGACGGACGTCCCCGCAGTCCTCGTCCCCGTCTCCGTTGGACGCCGTGTCCCCATCTGTCCAACAGACACACAGTTACCAGTCCGTAAAtgagtggaggggggggggggggatttcaCCATCATGCTTTCAGTCATGTCCAACTTAGTCAGTAAACGCCTTTCATTATGCAGCATAAtaccagcaggactggggcctCATTCATCAACCGTGCGCAAGTGTgtgcaagtaaaaaaaaatccgtaATTATCAAACGTGCGGATGCCGGTCGTACGCACACTAGTAAGTagtcagtgatgataaatcccacctgttcttataggtattgtgacatgaaaaacacatttttcttgattttttgtgttttgttgggtgtcttgacatcaattacacccaaaaaacaacaaacttttaacattcagtgtattgtgtgctttctgggattttccgcataactatgcaaaaacggcgcatctggtttggtggcgggccgtgacgtcagggcccgctaaatcaccgccccctccacccacctccctgcctccgctcctctccagcgcatcataaaggatgatttatggttccgcgttacaccgacgcagagcctacggcgtaggctctgcgtcgatttaacgcggaaccataaatcaggcttaacacggagctgtttagagcctcttctgttctcatcaccggaggaaaactgctaagaagacccgcggccactgactggacttaagataaggggacactgctgcttgcatgcctttatttttgattgtttgctgtggttcgccctcctgcttttccgtgcatgcttcgcctgtcgctcccggcttaactctccgacgccgctgtgagcgtatggctgggttggaggaggaggtttggaggaggagcggagcaatgattgacaggaaagggggaaaaggaagcgtttttcacggcgcaaaaaaacactgtcataaaaagccaggaatggagtactagagtgaagtttttcttgttacactcttttagacacatttgagggatgttggccaagacttttaatagtgttgctgcaaataaaaagaaacgcagctgcaaataaaataaacgattCCTCAAACTTtgaggaaggcgggagaacTGCCGAAACTGTCAGATTGAAGGTAAGGAGTGGGaatttgtctgaaaaaaagaatctttgggagattagtattttttttagtaTGAGgtcgctttaattatgtggcgaatgataataaacaccagaaagatggcactagagccctgatatagcaggactgttttcttcatcctgctcccgcaaaactctgagaattcatgcacaataatagagatgcattgatttagtgtcttctcccgtcccgcaggagaaatgtccagacaaatttatctgatttaatgttaacatgatcattgtgagcttgatggataattgacataGGTCACATCCAGgtcaaatccatcattgtcatcacacaagctttttctcctttcgcaccgcatcaattatgtgattgaggttatagcaatgagagtaggctgtgagtggctcaaataatactaataaataacatgaaataaacaaagttaacgaaggaaacaaattaatttaacaaatgaaaataggcttaatatcttaccaaggcgagtccgtttcgttcaacactccAACGTGCTTtttcttcaaatgcattacagACGTGCTCCGGTGAAAAGCAAcctctgctttgcaaaccttgcgagttatctttttattctccgtatcgaggctaaaatgctcccaaacttttgaagttttattacccgcagctgctgagacgctatcgtgcTGCGCGACTCTGCGCAGAGATTGgattgaagtgagatgcctcactccgttggaaaaacacgtctggagacaatggaattcattgtcaacaattttgattatcgatttttgtcgacgtcgacgaatcgttgcagccctacctGTATGAGGTGTTATTCTCACCTGTATGAGGTGTTATTCTCACCTGTATGAGGTGTTATTCTCACCTGTATGAGGTGTTATTCTCACCTGTATGAGGTGTTATTCTCACCTGTATGAGGTGTTATTCTCACCTGTATGAGGTGTTATTCTCACCTGTATGAGGTGTTATTCTCACCTGTATGAGGTGTTATTCTCACCTGTATGAGGTGTTATCCTCACCTGTATGAGGTGTTATCCTCACCTGTATGAGGTGTTATTCTCACCTGTATGAGGTGTTGTTCTCACCTGTATGAGGTGTTATTCTCACCTGTATGAGGTGTCATTCTCACCTGTATGAGGTGTCATTTTCACCTGTATGAGGTGTCATTCTCACCTGTATGAGGTGTTATTCTCACCTGTATGAGGTGTCATCCTCACCTGTATGAGGTGTTATCCTCACCTGTATGAGGTGTCATCCTCACCTGTATGAGGTGTTATTCTCACCTGTATGAGGTGTCATCCTCCCCTGTATGAGGTGTCATCCTCACCTGTATGAGGTGTCATCCTCACCTGTATGAGGTGTTATTCTCACCTGTATGAGGTGTCATCCTCACCTGTATGAGGTGTCATCCTCACCTGTATGAGGTGTTATTCTCACCTGTATGAGGTGTTATCCTCACCTGTATGAGGTGCCATCCTCACCTGTATGAGGTGTTATTCTCACCTGTATGAGGTGTTATTCTCACCTGTA
This window encodes:
- the rbm46 gene encoding probable RNA-binding protein 46 — protein: MALLALMEKTGYAMVQENGQRKFGGPPPGWEGPAPPRGCEVFVGKIPRDMYEDELVPLFERAGRIYEFRLMMEFSGENRGYAFVMYTSREAAQKAIQTLDNCEVRPGKFIGVCVSLDNCRLFIGSIPKDKRKEEILEEMKKLTDGVMDVIVYPSSTDKSRNRGFAFVEYESHKAAAMARRKLIPGSLQLWGHSIQVDWAEPEKDVDEEVMQRVRVLYVRNLMLDTTEETVHQEFSRFKPGSVERVKKLTDYAFVHYYSRSDAVTALSLMSGAQIDGATVEVVLAKPASVRDGGGAGRRLNGRGYLGNIQSGGGGGDGLFLLPRPRGMMGADSLLRALPLPTGLGNPYSSGRAAEDPDPCVLPLPPCSPLAPTSLLALKQSQIGSAVALLEYHCCKNCWSPPEYQLYSTGGRDGGLLLLYKVVLPSTRRTYIPDKLCLLLEDAKELAAQTALWNLELSWDCPSSPSPPLTLSSSSDTCGSQTFTFPPPLPQLPSLPFSSLLPSPSSQGALLYMNSQPPAFY